Proteins encoded by one window of Xanthomonas sp. DAR 80977:
- a CDS encoding fumarate hydratase, translating to MTSIKQEDLIQSVADALQYISYYHPVDYIKNLSAAYEREQSPAAKDAIAQILINSRMCAEGHRPICQDTGIVTVFLEIGMNVRWDDATMGVEDMVNEGVRRAYNHPDNKLRASVLADPAGKRANTKDNTPAVVNTKIVPGEHVEVIVAAKGGGSEAKSKFAMLNPSDSIVDWVLKTVPTMGAGWCPPGMLGIGIGGTAEKAMLLAKEALMEPIDIVDLQARGASNRAEELRLELYEKVNALGIGAQGLGGLTTVLDIKVKDYPTHAANLPVALIPNCAATRHAHFTLDGSGPVMLDPPSLEDWPKLTYNPSNARRVNLDSITKEEVASFKPGEVVLLNGKLLTGRDAAHKRMIDMLNRGETLPVDFTNRFIYYVGPVDPVHDEVVGPAGPTTATRMDKFTRQMLEQTGLLGMVGKSERGDAAIDAIRDNKAVYLMAVGGSAYLVSKAIKAARVLAFEDLGMEAIYEFEVKDMPVTVAVDASGESVHKTGPREWQARIGKIPVVVEPA from the coding sequence GTGACCTCGATCAAGCAGGAAGACCTCATCCAGTCCGTCGCCGATGCGCTGCAGTACATCAGCTACTACCATCCGGTCGACTACATCAAGAACCTGTCGGCCGCCTACGAGCGCGAACAGTCGCCGGCCGCCAAGGACGCGATCGCGCAGATCCTGATCAACTCGCGCATGTGCGCCGAAGGCCACCGCCCGATCTGCCAGGACACCGGCATCGTCACCGTGTTCCTCGAGATCGGCATGAACGTGCGCTGGGACGACGCCACGATGGGCGTGGAGGACATGGTCAACGAGGGCGTGCGCCGCGCCTACAACCATCCGGACAACAAGCTGCGCGCCAGCGTGCTGGCCGATCCGGCCGGCAAGCGCGCCAACACCAAGGACAACACCCCGGCGGTGGTCAACACCAAGATCGTGCCGGGCGAGCACGTCGAGGTGATCGTCGCGGCCAAGGGCGGCGGTTCGGAGGCCAAGAGCAAGTTCGCCATGCTCAACCCGTCCGATTCCATCGTCGACTGGGTGCTCAAGACGGTGCCGACCATGGGCGCCGGCTGGTGCCCGCCGGGCATGCTCGGCATCGGCATCGGCGGCACCGCCGAGAAGGCCATGCTGCTGGCCAAGGAAGCGCTGATGGAGCCGATCGACATCGTCGACCTGCAGGCGCGCGGCGCGTCCAACCGGGCCGAGGAACTGCGCCTGGAGCTGTACGAGAAGGTCAACGCGCTGGGCATCGGCGCGCAGGGCCTGGGCGGCCTGACCACGGTGCTGGACATCAAGGTGAAGGACTATCCGACCCACGCCGCCAACCTGCCGGTGGCGCTGATCCCCAACTGCGCCGCCACCCGCCACGCGCACTTCACCCTGGACGGCAGCGGCCCGGTGATGCTGGACCCGCCCTCGCTGGAGGACTGGCCCAAGCTCACCTACAACCCGAGCAACGCGCGCCGGGTGAACCTGGACAGCATCACCAAGGAAGAGGTCGCCAGTTTCAAGCCGGGCGAGGTGGTCCTGCTCAACGGCAAGCTGCTGACCGGCCGCGATGCCGCGCACAAGCGCATGATCGACATGCTCAACCGCGGCGAGACGCTGCCGGTGGACTTCACCAACCGCTTCATCTACTACGTCGGCCCGGTCGATCCGGTGCACGACGAGGTGGTCGGCCCGGCCGGCCCGACCACCGCCACGCGCATGGACAAGTTCACCCGGCAGATGCTGGAGCAGACCGGCCTGCTCGGCATGGTCGGCAAGTCCGAGCGCGGCGACGCGGCGATCGACGCGATCCGCGACAACAAGGCGGTGTACCTGATGGCGGTCGGCGGTTCGGCCTACCTGGTGTCCAAGGCGATCAAGGCCGCGCGCGTACTGGCATTCGAGGACCTGGGCATGGAGGCGATCTACGAATTCGAGGTCAAGGACATGCCGGTCACCGTGGCGGTGGATGCCAGCGGCGAGTCGGTGCACAAGACCGGCCCGCGCGAATGGCAGGCGCGCATCGGCAAGATCCCGGTGGTGGTCGAGCCGGCCTGA
- a CDS encoding glutathione S-transferase family protein codes for MSIVLYGSPSTASFVVHWLLIELQVDFELHMLDFARQEQKRPEYLALNPQGRVPTLVLDGQVLTESIAIAMHLADMYPHAGLAPPPATPERAAYYRWMLFGAYTLMPAYRDWFYADEAAGADNAERVRANARAFLEKAWDEVAAHLDAQGPYLLGEHCSAADYVLVMLMRWSRNMPRPTDTWPSLHALAQRMKARPAFQETYRREGLTDWT; via the coding sequence GTGTCCATCGTTCTGTACGGCTCGCCCAGTACCGCGTCGTTCGTCGTGCACTGGCTGCTGATCGAACTGCAGGTCGATTTCGAACTGCACATGCTCGACTTCGCGCGCCAGGAGCAGAAGCGCCCCGAATACCTGGCGCTCAACCCCCAGGGGCGGGTGCCGACGCTGGTCCTCGACGGACAGGTGCTGACCGAATCGATCGCCATCGCCATGCACCTGGCCGATATGTACCCGCACGCCGGCCTGGCGCCGCCGCCGGCCACGCCGGAGCGCGCGGCCTATTACCGCTGGATGCTGTTCGGCGCCTACACCCTGATGCCGGCCTACCGCGACTGGTTCTATGCCGACGAAGCGGCCGGCGCCGACAACGCCGAGCGCGTGCGCGCCAACGCCCGCGCGTTCCTGGAAAAGGCCTGGGACGAGGTCGCCGCGCACCTGGACGCGCAGGGGCCGTACCTGCTGGGCGAGCACTGCAGCGCCGCCGATTACGTGCTGGTCATGCTGATGCGCTGGTCGCGCAACATGCCGCGGCCCACCGACACCTGGCCGTCATTGCACGCGCTCGCGCAGCGCATGAAGGCGCGTCCCGCGTTCCAGGAAACCTACCGCCGCGAAGGCCTGACCGACTGGACCTGA
- a CDS encoding phospholipase A — protein sequence MIHRPARPLLLLSFAAMPLAHAQEVMPTPASPEACVAITSDAARLSCYDQALSRRVSDPQAADAAAKTASENQKRQLDASIPQDAGLAERTRQRTASLFKDDRYDATIANAGKGSLLDSRWELAKDSKLGNFQLRAYKPVYLLPAFWTSKKNETPSSPNPNNTVTTAEPLDSIEAKFQLSFKTKIVENIFGDNGDLWGAYTQSSRWQVYNSEQSRPFRETNYEPELALVFRNNYSLFGWKGRMTGIQLNHQSNGRSDPFSRSWNRAILNIGLDRENWALVLRPWYRIPESDRQDNNPDIEDYMGRGDATLTYNRGGHEISLMARHSLRSGDRSHGAVQLDWGFPISNLLRGHVQVFDGYGESMIDYNHRATYVGLGVSLLEWY from the coding sequence ATGATCCATCGCCCGGCCCGTCCCCTGTTGCTGCTGTCCTTCGCGGCGATGCCGCTGGCCCACGCCCAGGAAGTGATGCCCACTCCCGCCTCGCCCGAAGCCTGCGTCGCCATTACCAGCGACGCCGCGCGCCTGTCCTGCTACGACCAGGCGCTGTCGCGCCGGGTGTCCGACCCGCAGGCCGCCGATGCGGCGGCGAAGACGGCCAGCGAAAACCAGAAGCGGCAGCTGGATGCGTCGATCCCGCAGGACGCCGGCCTGGCCGAGCGCACCCGCCAGCGCACCGCCTCGCTGTTCAAGGACGACCGCTACGACGCCACCATCGCCAACGCCGGCAAGGGTTCGCTGCTGGACAGCCGCTGGGAGCTGGCCAAGGATTCCAAGCTGGGCAATTTCCAGCTGCGCGCCTACAAGCCGGTGTACCTGCTGCCGGCGTTCTGGACCAGCAAGAAGAACGAGACCCCGTCCTCGCCGAACCCGAACAACACGGTGACCACCGCCGAGCCGCTGGACAGCATCGAAGCCAAGTTCCAGCTCAGCTTCAAGACCAAGATCGTGGAGAACATCTTCGGCGACAACGGCGACCTGTGGGGCGCCTATACCCAGAGTTCGCGCTGGCAGGTCTACAACAGCGAGCAGTCGCGGCCGTTCCGCGAGACCAACTACGAACCCGAGCTGGCGCTGGTGTTCCGCAACAACTACAGCCTGTTCGGCTGGAAGGGGCGGATGACCGGGATCCAGCTCAACCACCAGTCCAACGGCCGCAGCGATCCGTTCTCGCGCAGCTGGAACCGGGCGATCCTCAACATCGGCCTGGACCGCGAGAACTGGGCGCTGGTGCTGCGCCCGTGGTACCGGATCCCGGAAAGCGACCGCCAGGACAACAACCCGGACATCGAGGACTACATGGGCCGCGGCGATGCGACCCTGACCTACAACCGCGGCGGCCACGAGATCTCGCTGATGGCGCGGCATTCGCTGCGCAGCGGCGACCGCTCGCACGGCGCGGTGCAGCTGGACTGGGGCTTCCCGATCAGCAACCTGCTGCGTGGCCACGTGCAGGTGTTCGACGGCTACGGCGAGAGCATGATCGACTACAACCACCGCGCCACCTACGTGGGCCTGGGCGTGTCGCTGCTGGAGTGGTACTGA
- a CDS encoding DUF456 domain-containing protein, with protein sequence MAAGLLVVLGLAGVVLPALPGMPLLFAGLLLAAWADGFQRVGWVMLTVLGVLTLLSFLVDFLATVFGAKRVGASRKALWGSVLGSVAGLFFMPIGLFVGPFVGALAGEYWHGRQLQQATKVGLGTWLGIVLGTAAKLALAMAMLGLFAAAWLF encoded by the coding sequence ATGGCCGCCGGGCTGCTGGTGGTGCTGGGGCTGGCCGGGGTGGTGCTGCCGGCCCTGCCGGGCATGCCGCTGCTGTTCGCCGGCCTGCTGCTGGCGGCCTGGGCCGACGGTTTCCAGCGCGTCGGCTGGGTGATGCTGACGGTGCTGGGCGTGCTCACCCTGCTGTCGTTCCTGGTCGACTTCCTGGCCACCGTGTTCGGCGCCAAGCGCGTGGGCGCCAGCCGCAAGGCATTGTGGGGGTCGGTGCTGGGCAGCGTGGCGGGGCTGTTCTTCATGCCGATCGGCCTGTTCGTCGGCCCCTTCGTCGGCGCGCTGGCCGGCGAGTACTGGCATGGCCGGCAGCTGCAGCAGGCGACCAAGGTCGGCCTCGGCACCTGGCTGGGCATCGTCCTGGGCACCGCCGCCAAGCTGGCCCTGGCGATGGCGATGCTCGGCCTGTTCGCGGCGGCCTGGCTGTTCTGA